Proteins from a genomic interval of Bacteroidota bacterium:
- a CDS encoding biotin/lipoyl-binding protein, which yields MSTTKTLLIAGGILAAGALVAFALVSMRSEPPRQPPPPQTPLVQTAQIAVGGGALEVRGSGTVRPRAEVALASQIAGRVVYVAPSLASGGRVRQGETLVRIDPADYQNRVQQAQADVEQQRVNVRQAEEESRVARVEYERFQTRQQRRAADPYAGIDADDYAARVVPSASANPPPGADPAPPDSARLALVYREPQRQAAEAALGRAEAALADAQLALGRTSLTAPFAAVVRSETVDRGSYVAPGQALAQLYAADMLEVVVPLSQDEAALLPGLFQLRAGVADRRIPARVLATYGAARYAWEGYVDRAESALDETTRTINVVVRVPSPFRGGERLDDTAPDAAGSQQIGEAPPLLVGSFVDVAFQGAQVEAYAIVPRRSLRRGNEVWTVEQDSLLRIVPVRVLQQTDSDVFVAAGGLDLKQRVVTSGLQAVTDGMTVRLASTMREDTGSQGEALAQE from the coding sequence ATGTCTACGACGAAAACCCTTCTCATCGCAGGAGGCATCCTGGCAGCGGGCGCGCTCGTCGCGTTCGCACTGGTGAGCATGCGTTCGGAGCCACCAAGGCAGCCGCCTCCGCCGCAGACGCCGCTCGTGCAGACGGCGCAGATCGCCGTGGGAGGCGGTGCGCTGGAGGTGCGTGGGAGTGGGACAGTGCGGCCTCGCGCTGAGGTTGCGCTTGCGTCGCAGATCGCTGGGCGCGTGGTCTACGTTGCCCCGAGCCTCGCCAGCGGCGGGCGCGTGCGGCAGGGTGAGACGCTCGTGCGCATCGACCCGGCCGACTACCAGAACCGCGTGCAGCAGGCGCAGGCCGATGTCGAGCAGCAGCGCGTGAACGTGCGCCAGGCCGAGGAGGAGAGCCGCGTGGCGCGCGTCGAGTACGAGCGGTTCCAGACGCGCCAGCAGCGCCGCGCCGCCGACCCCTACGCCGGGATCGACGCCGACGACTACGCAGCCCGTGTTGTGCCATCGGCCTCCGCCAATCCGCCGCCTGGAGCCGACCCCGCACCGCCCGACTCCGCGAGGTTGGCGCTCGTCTACCGCGAGCCGCAGCGGCAGGCCGCCGAGGCCGCGCTGGGACGCGCCGAAGCCGCGCTCGCCGACGCCCAACTCGCACTCGGTCGTACGAGCCTGACCGCGCCGTTTGCAGCCGTCGTGCGCTCCGAGACGGTGGACCGCGGCTCGTACGTCGCGCCGGGGCAGGCGCTCGCGCAGCTCTACGCCGCCGATATGCTGGAGGTCGTGGTTCCGCTTTCGCAAGACGAGGCCGCGCTGCTGCCGGGGCTCTTCCAACTCCGCGCGGGCGTGGCCGACCGCCGCATCCCGGCGCGCGTCCTCGCGACCTACGGCGCGGCGCGCTACGCGTGGGAGGGCTACGTCGACCGCGCCGAGTCGGCCCTCGACGAGACGACGCGTACCATCAATGTGGTCGTTCGCGTGCCGAGCCCGTTCCGCGGCGGCGAGCGCCTGGACGACACCGCCCCCGACGCCGCAGGCAGTCAGCAGATCGGCGAGGCTCCGCCGCTGCTCGTCGGCTCGTTCGTGGACGTGGCCTTCCAGGGCGCCCAGGTCGAGGCTTACGCCATCGTCCCGCGTCGCTCGCTCCGGCGTGGCAACGAGGTCTGGACCGTCGAGCAGGACAGCCTGCTGCGCATCGTGCCCGTGCGCGTGCTCCAGCAGACCGATAGCGACGTGTTCGTCGCCGCCGGTGGGCTCGACCTGAAGCAGCGCGTCGTCACGAGCGGCCTCCAGGCCGTCACCGACGGCATGACCGTCCGCCTTGCCTCCACCATGCGCGAGGACACGGGCTCGCAGGGCGAAGCGCTAGCGCAAGAATGA
- a CDS encoding efflux RND transporter permease subunit, with amino-acid sequence MSDSDTGRYTDEQIEAFEAEARAATGPIAYMARNGVAANLLMLAIIALGIVAGRSIVQEVFPEFSLDAIQTTVIYPGATPEEVEESIVQKIEEAIEAVEGIKEIRGTAAEGRGVVTAELKLGTDVSQALDDIKSEVDQITTFPLQAEEPAVRELTNRQSVIRIALYGDASERTLKELAYRAEDELAQLDVVSFVQAASIRDYEISIEVSQAALRAYGLSLPQIARTVAASSLDLPAGTIDTRDQQVRVRTLGQNYTQQDFEDIVLVSRPNGTVLRLGQVATVRDAFTDADLITRYNGQPAAFVEVFRTSDERVLEIAEAVNAYLETELRPALPAGVEIEVWDDNSDVLQDRLSLLLKNAGIGLALVLLALTMFLNLRLAFWTAIGIGVSFVGTLFIMYLLGVSINLLSLFGFILAIGIVVDDAIVSGENIFAEREKGLSGMAAAIRGARRIAVPVTFAVLTTVAAFSPLLFVPGTLGKILGAIPIVVISVLGLSLVESLFVLPHHLSNLPAPGEASKNPVSRFFERLRTGTDRQLKRFVNGPLDRALQFSTDAPAVVIAAAIAVLIVAFSLIPAGILRVQFFPAVEGDVVIASLEMPVGTTIEETEAVALRIEEAGRRVAARLEQERDEDAAPLFEALYTTVGQGPVDGGPGGATGGQPQANLAAVNLRLLTAERREISAVRFEQFWRDEVGPLPEARSFTISSNLISVGEPVSVELSHPEAATLDEITAQVQGELARFSGVFDIQSDADAGLQEVQVRLKPAARTLGLTLQDVAGQVRAAFFGDEALRVQRGQEDVRVYVRLPENERDAIADVEQYRIQVPTQNGLPGGQVPLREVAEASFGTAPSAINRKDGRRVVTVTADVDAAVVTGQEVTAQLRSEILPAVQRDYPQMVFEFGGEQQEQAESGAALGRGFGLALLVIFALIAIPFRSYIQPLVIMAAIPFGIIGAFIGHLFLGISVGILSLFGIIGLSGVVVNDSLVMIDFINERRRNGAAMREAIIEGAKERFRPILLTTVTTFLGVAPITFEQSLQAQFLIPMAASLGFGIVFATGVLMLLVPALAMVEYNTEKGFKTRILGRDEEEVEVVHSAFGEDSHGGNGANEVAEREPA; translated from the coding sequence ATGTCCGATTCCGACACCGGTCGCTACACCGACGAGCAGATCGAGGCCTTCGAGGCGGAGGCGCGCGCGGCCACGGGGCCCATCGCCTACATGGCGCGCAACGGCGTCGCGGCGAACCTGCTCATGCTCGCCATCATCGCGCTCGGCATCGTCGCGGGGCGCAGCATCGTGCAGGAGGTCTTCCCCGAGTTCTCGCTCGACGCCATCCAGACGACGGTGATCTACCCCGGCGCGACGCCCGAGGAGGTTGAGGAGTCGATCGTGCAGAAGATCGAGGAGGCCATCGAGGCGGTCGAGGGGATCAAGGAGATCCGTGGCACCGCCGCCGAGGGACGCGGCGTCGTGACGGCCGAACTCAAGCTCGGCACCGACGTGAGCCAGGCGCTCGACGACATCAAGTCGGAAGTCGACCAGATCACCACGTTCCCCCTGCAGGCCGAGGAGCCTGCCGTGCGCGAACTCACCAACCGGCAGTCGGTCATCCGCATCGCGCTCTACGGCGACGCCTCGGAACGGACGCTGAAGGAACTCGCCTACCGCGCCGAGGACGAACTGGCGCAGCTCGACGTGGTCTCGTTCGTGCAGGCCGCCTCGATCCGCGACTACGAGATCTCGATCGAGGTGTCGCAGGCTGCGCTCCGCGCCTACGGCCTCAGCCTCCCGCAGATCGCCCGCACGGTCGCCGCGAGCAGCCTCGACCTCCCGGCGGGCACCATCGACACGCGCGACCAGCAGGTGCGCGTCCGCACGCTCGGGCAGAACTACACCCAGCAGGACTTCGAGGACATCGTGCTCGTGAGCCGCCCCAACGGCACCGTGTTGCGGCTCGGGCAGGTCGCCACCGTGCGCGACGCCTTCACCGACGCCGACCTCATCACGCGCTACAACGGCCAGCCCGCGGCCTTCGTCGAGGTCTTCCGCACGTCCGACGAGCGCGTCCTCGAAATCGCTGAGGCCGTCAACGCCTACCTCGAAACTGAGCTACGCCCCGCGCTCCCGGCGGGCGTCGAGATTGAGGTCTGGGATGACAACTCGGACGTGCTGCAGGATCGCCTGAGCTTGCTGCTCAAAAACGCAGGCATCGGACTCGCGCTGGTGCTGCTCGCGCTGACGATGTTCCTTAACCTGCGCCTCGCCTTCTGGACGGCCATCGGTATCGGCGTCTCATTCGTCGGGACGCTCTTCATCATGTACCTCCTTGGCGTGAGCATCAACCTGCTCTCGCTCTTCGGCTTCATCCTCGCCATCGGCATCGTCGTGGACGACGCCATCGTCTCGGGCGAGAACATCTTCGCGGAGCGCGAGAAGGGGCTCTCCGGCATGGCCGCTGCGATCCGCGGCGCGCGGCGCATCGCGGTGCCGGTCACGTTCGCCGTCCTCACGACGGTGGCCGCGTTCTCGCCACTCCTGTTCGTGCCGGGGACGCTCGGCAAGATCCTCGGCGCGATCCCGATCGTCGTGATCTCGGTGCTCGGGCTCTCGCTCGTCGAGTCGCTCTTCGTGCTCCCGCACCACCTCTCCAACCTGCCCGCCCCGGGCGAGGCGTCAAAAAACCCGGTGTCGCGCTTCTTCGAGCGGCTGCGCACCGGCACCGACCGCCAACTCAAGCGCTTCGTCAACGGTCCGCTCGACCGCGCGCTGCAGTTCTCGACGGACGCCCCGGCCGTCGTCATTGCCGCCGCCATCGCGGTCCTGATCGTCGCGTTCTCGCTCATTCCAGCGGGCATCCTGCGCGTGCAGTTCTTCCCCGCCGTCGAGGGCGACGTGGTGATCGCGAGCCTGGAGATGCCGGTCGGGACAACGATCGAGGAGACGGAGGCCGTCGCGCTGCGGATCGAAGAGGCGGGCCGTCGCGTGGCCGCGCGGTTAGAGCAGGAGCGCGACGAGGACGCCGCGCCGCTTTTCGAGGCGCTCTATACGACCGTGGGGCAGGGGCCGGTCGATGGCGGGCCAGGGGGTGCAACGGGAGGGCAGCCGCAGGCCAACCTCGCGGCGGTCAACCTGCGGCTCCTGACGGCTGAGCGGCGCGAGATCTCCGCCGTCCGCTTCGAGCAGTTCTGGCGCGACGAGGTCGGGCCGCTCCCCGAGGCGCGCTCGTTCACGATCTCGTCCAACCTGATCTCTGTCGGCGAGCCCGTGTCGGTGGAGCTGTCGCACCCTGAAGCGGCCACGCTCGACGAGATCACGGCGCAGGTCCAGGGCGAGCTCGCGCGGTTCTCCGGCGTGTTCGACATCCAGAGCGACGCCGACGCGGGGCTCCAGGAGGTGCAGGTGCGGCTCAAGCCCGCCGCGCGCACGCTCGGCCTCACGCTTCAGGACGTGGCTGGGCAGGTCCGCGCCGCCTTCTTCGGCGACGAGGCACTGCGCGTCCAGCGCGGCCAGGAGGACGTGCGCGTCTACGTCCGCCTCCCCGAGAACGAGCGCGACGCCATCGCCGACGTGGAGCAATACCGCATCCAGGTGCCCACCCAAAACGGACTGCCGGGCGGCCAGGTGCCGCTGCGCGAGGTCGCCGAGGCGAGCTTCGGCACCGCGCCGTCGGCGATCAACCGCAAGGACGGGCGGCGCGTCGTGACCGTCACCGCCGACGTGGACGCCGCCGTCGTGACGGGCCAGGAGGTCACGGCGCAGCTTCGCAGCGAGATCCTGCCCGCCGTCCAGCGCGACTATCCGCAGATGGTCTTCGAGTTCGGCGGCGAGCAGCAGGAGCAGGCCGAGTCCGGCGCGGCGCTCGGACGCGGCTTCGGGCTGGCGTTGCTCGTGATCTTCGCGCTCATCGCGATCCCGTTCCGCAGCTATATCCAGCCGCTCGTCATCATGGCGGCGATCCCGTTCGGCATCATCGGCGCGTTCATCGGACACCTCTTCCTCGGCATCTCGGTGGGCATCCTAAGCCTGTTCGGCATCATCGGCCTCTCGGGCGTCGTCGTGAACGACTCGCTGGTCATGATCGACTTCATCAACGAGCGAAGGCGCAACGGCGCGGCCATGCGCGAGGCGATCATCGAGGGCGCGAAGGAGCGCTTCCGCCCGATCCTGCTCACCACCGTGACGACGTTCCTCGGCGTGGCCCCGATCACGTTCGAGCAGAGCCTCCAGGCGCAGTTCCTCATTCCGATGGCCGCGAGCCTCGGCTTCGGGATCGTGTTCGCGACAGGCGTGCTGATGCTCCTCGTGCCCGCGCTCGCAATGGTGGAGTACAACACCGAGAAGGGCTTCAAGACGAGGATCCTCGGCCGCGACGAGGAGGAGGTCGAGGTCGTCCACAGCGCGTTCGGTGAAGACAGTCACGGTGGCAATGGGGCCAACGAAGTCGCCGAGCGCGAGCCCGCGTGA
- a CDS encoding DEAD/DEAH box helicase, whose amino-acid sequence MTTPTTDAFAGTPTTDMASTDGSAPHADAPTDASAPASHHPAHAFSGLGLADDLVASLTYTEPTPIQSALIPVLLDGRDAIGQAQTGTGKTAAFTLPTLQRIEPIADGGDTGVQVLVLVPTRELATQVAGAVYAYGKPLGLAVLPIFGGAPYHRQVKRLRRGVEVVVGTPGRLLDLISQGALDLSTVKTVVLDEADEMLSMGFAEDLAAILDATPAERQTVLISATMPTGIRRLAKQYLRNPEVCQVAHSTETASNIEHRHYLVHGRDKQAALVRLLETEDVESALVFVRTRAETSQVANLLQSFGWTAEALSGEMTQPARTEVLRRFRAQEIRVLVGTDVAARGLDIDHISHVINLDLPFDPEVFVHRVGRTGRAGRSGTALTLVTHNQRRALRGIEDAVRSDIPRAEVPSVAEVEARREARLVNRLRTQLTNAQAAGTEAHGEASRKRILALVAEGHDPMDIAAAALALAGADDQRPVPEMGKPRNHKSRDGRSNRRDDRRARAHHDHGHRNDRRGNNRRGSTPSDSHEDGMVRLQISAGRVNGVRPGQVVSALARTADIPGKTLGRIVIDHQTTYVDVPQEHVGAVLAQDSYRFGKRMAQVERA is encoded by the coding sequence ATGACGACCCCAACGACGGATGCCTTCGCGGGCACCCCCACCACGGATATGGCTTCGACGGACGGTAGCGCCCCCCACGCGGACGCCCCTACCGACGCGTCGGCCCCCGCCAGCCATCACCCGGCACACGCCTTCTCAGGGCTCGGCCTCGCCGACGACCTGGTTGCGAGCCTGACCTACACCGAGCCGACGCCGATCCAGTCAGCGCTCATCCCCGTCCTGCTCGACGGCCGCGACGCCATCGGGCAGGCCCAGACTGGGACCGGCAAGACGGCCGCCTTCACGCTGCCCACGCTCCAGCGCATCGAGCCCATCGCCGACGGCGGCGACACGGGCGTGCAAGTCCTCGTGCTCGTCCCGACGCGTGAACTCGCCACGCAGGTCGCCGGTGCCGTCTACGCCTACGGCAAGCCGCTCGGGCTGGCCGTGCTGCCCATCTTCGGCGGCGCGCCGTACCACCGCCAGGTGAAGCGCCTCCGCCGCGGCGTCGAGGTCGTCGTCGGCACGCCGGGCCGCCTGCTCGACCTCATCAGCCAGGGCGCGCTCGACCTCAGCACCGTCAAGACGGTCGTGCTCGACGAGGCCGATGAGATGCTCTCGATGGGCTTCGCCGAAGATCTCGCCGCCATCCTCGACGCCACGCCCGCCGAGCGGCAGACGGTGCTCATCTCAGCCACGATGCCGACGGGCATCCGCCGCCTCGCCAAGCAGTACCTCCGCAACCCGGAGGTCTGCCAGGTAGCCCACTCCACTGAGACGGCCTCGAACATCGAGCACCGGCACTACCTCGTTCACGGGCGCGACAAGCAGGCCGCCCTCGTGCGGCTCTTGGAGACAGAAGACGTCGAGAGCGCACTCGTCTTCGTCCGCACACGCGCCGAGACGTCGCAGGTGGCAAACCTGCTCCAGAGCTTCGGTTGGACCGCCGAGGCGCTCTCGGGCGAGATGACGCAGCCCGCCCGCACCGAGGTACTCCGCCGCTTCCGCGCGCAGGAGATCCGCGTGCTCGTCGGCACCGACGTCGCCGCGCGCGGCCTCGACATCGACCACATCTCGCACGTCATCAACCTCGACCTGCCCTTCGACCCGGAGGTGTTTGTGCACCGCGTCGGGCGGACGGGCCGCGCGGGCCGCTCCGGCACGGCGCTCACGCTCGTGACACACAACCAGCGGCGCGCGCTGCGCGGCATCGAGGACGCCGTGCGGAGCGACATCCCCCGTGCCGAGGTCCCAAGCGTCGCCGAGGTGGAGGCCCGCCGCGAGGCGCGCCTCGTAAACCGCCTCCGCACGCAGCTCACGAACGCGCAGGCTGCTGGCACCGAGGCACACGGCGAGGCCAGCCGCAAGCGCATCCTCGCGCTCGTCGCCGAGGGCCACGACCCGATGGACATCGCCGCCGCCGCCCTCGCACTCGCCGGGGCCGACGACCAGCGCCCCGTCCCGGAGATGGGCAAGCCGCGCAACCACAAGAGCCGCGACGGCCGCTCGAACCGGCGCGATGACCGGCGCGCGCGTGCGCACCACGACCACGGGCACCGCAATGACCGTCGGGGCAACAACCGCCGGGGCTCGACGCCGAGCGACTCCCACGAGGACGGCATGGTGCGGCTCCAGATCAGCGCGGGCCGCGTCAACGGCGTGCGCCCCGGCCAGGTCGTGAGCGCGCTCGCACGAACGGCCGACATCCCCGGCAAGACGCTCGGGCGCATCGTGATCGATCACCAGACGACCTACGTGGACGTACCGCAGGAGCACGTTGGGGCCGTGCTCGCGCAGGACAGCTACCGCTTCGGCAAACGCATGGCGCAGGTCGAACGGGCGTAG
- a CDS encoding VOC family protein → MSTPEAAILDHIGIATLNVGALAARLDAMLGLPTVGHGTAPDDGVAVALLSTASQASPIVAPRLELLAPTSTASPVAKFLDRRGPGLHHIGFCMPNLDAVLARLHARGVPLIDQVPRVGLDGTRIAFVHPKACGGVLVELVETI, encoded by the coding sequence GTGTCTACGCCTGAAGCAGCCATTCTCGATCACATCGGCATCGCCACACTGAACGTTGGGGCGCTGGCGGCTCGCCTCGACGCGATGCTCGGCTTGCCAACCGTCGGCCATGGCACGGCGCCAGACGACGGTGTCGCGGTAGCGCTCCTGAGCACGGCGTCGCAGGCGTCCCCCATCGTCGCGCCTCGTCTCGAACTGCTCGCGCCAACCAGCACGGCGTCGCCCGTCGCGAAGTTCTTGGATCGGCGCGGGCCAGGGCTGCACCACATCGGCTTCTGTATGCCAAACCTCGACGCGGTGCTCGCCCGGCTTCACGCCCGCGGCGTGCCGTTGATTGACCAGGTACCACGCGTCGGCCTCGACGGCACGCGGATCGCGTTCGTCCACCCGAAGGCGTGCGGCGGCGTGCTCGTGGAGTTAGTCGAGACAATCTGA
- the mnmA gene encoding tRNA 2-thiouridine(34) synthase MnmA yields the protein MSQPTTQPKRVLVAMSGGVDSSVTAALLAEEGYEVVGITMKTWDFATTGGKAEARAREAAARAANKASGKEVGCCSLESMNDARSVALKRGFHHFVVDIRSEFGDWVIDRFTSDYLAGRTPNPCVLCNTHIKWAALLRRADDLGCDFIATGHYARVSQDADTGRYVIQRGLDTNKDQSYALWGLPQAHLARSIFPLGHYTKPQIRQMASDFGLTEVANKPDSYEICFIPDNDYRGFLKRRVHGLADDVAGGSFVLEATGEVVGTHEGFPFYTVGQRRGLNLALGEPVYVTRIDAATNTVFVGPREALAGRTLTARQLNFVKVPNFHSGREGERRAWGKIRYKDAGAPCLVRQTGDDTLEVVFEGPRDAITPGQSLVLYDVNSDGTPSDDVLAGGWIDTVGDAAQTNADFLALPVVG from the coding sequence ATGTCCCAGCCTACCACACAACCCAAGCGCGTTCTCGTCGCCATGAGCGGCGGGGTCGACTCGTCCGTCACGGCGGCGCTGCTCGCCGAGGAGGGCTATGAGGTCGTCGGGATCACGATGAAGACGTGGGACTTTGCCACGACCGGCGGCAAGGCCGAGGCGCGGGCGCGTGAGGCCGCCGCGCGCGCTGCGAACAAGGCGTCGGGCAAGGAGGTCGGCTGCTGCTCGCTGGAGTCGATGAACGACGCGCGCTCGGTGGCGCTCAAGCGCGGCTTCCACCACTTTGTCGTGGACATCCGTTCGGAGTTCGGCGATTGGGTGATCGACCGCTTCACGTCGGACTACCTCGCCGGGCGCACGCCCAACCCGTGCGTGCTCTGCAACACGCACATCAAGTGGGCTGCGCTCCTGCGCCGCGCCGACGACCTCGGCTGCGACTTCATCGCCACCGGCCACTATGCCCGCGTGAGCCAGGACGCTGACACGGGGCGTTACGTCATCCAGCGTGGCCTCGACACGAACAAGGACCAGAGCTACGCCCTCTGGGGCCTTCCGCAGGCGCACCTCGCGCGCTCGATCTTCCCGCTCGGGCACTACACGAAGCCGCAGATCCGCCAAATGGCCTCCGACTTCGGCCTCACCGAGGTCGCCAACAAGCCGGACTCCTACGAGATCTGCTTCATCCCAGACAACGACTACCGCGGCTTCCTCAAGCGCCGCGTCCACGGTCTCGCGGACGACGTCGCTGGCGGGTCCTTCGTCCTCGAAGCGACCGGCGAGGTCGTCGGGACGCACGAGGGCTTTCCGTTCTACACCGTCGGGCAGCGGCGCGGGCTTAATCTCGCGCTCGGTGAGCCGGTCTACGTCACCCGCATCGACGCAGCGACCAACACCGTCTTCGTCGGGCCGCGCGAGGCGCTCGCCGGGCGCACGCTCACGGCCCGGCAACTCAACTTCGTGAAGGTGCCGAACTTCCACTCTGGACGTGAGGGTGAGCGGCGCGCCTGGGGCAAGATTCGCTACAAGGACGCGGGCGCCCCATGCCTTGTCCGGCAGACCGGTGACGATACGCTCGAAGTCGTCTTCGAGGGGCCGCGCGATGCGATCACGCCGGGGCAGTCGCTCGTGCTCTACGACGTGAATTCTGACGGCACGCCCAGCGATGACGTGCTCGCGGGCGGCTGGATCGATACCGTCGGGGATGCGGCGCAGACAAACGCGGATTTCTTGGCGTTGCCGGTGGTGGGGTAG
- a CDS encoding TolC family protein: MFILPRSWPRVAAWALASLFVLTGTVGCSFAPASRAPEPVAALPTAFAEAETLAVYDPQAWWTGFQDPVLNRLVDSTLTGNLDLAEAVARVDQVAAQARIARAALFPGLNGTGSGSYQNQSATNNQFSAFQGGGGEEGEGGEGAPPGGETGPAPPDRLAFEQYSVALAASYELDFWGRIRNEARAAYASAAATAADLQTARLGVIATVVSTYFEVVDLRRRIVLTLATVDLLAERVELTEERYTRGLVTSFELYRILQDYRTTQASLPTLEADLTDAEGRLAVLTGRYAGRLGPLLPDTLSPRLALDPVPPGQPSDLLLQRPDVRAAAYRFEAARYTVGARKAALLPTVSLSAQLGIQGLEPADLVDLDNWFSSLTANLTAPLFQGGRLRANVSAAEAAYAQQAAVYGRTVLTAYQEVESALERYEEERQRFDFLRSQLDDARAQDALQTERFEQGIGDYTAVLDAQRNRLGVLTSLSGARRAVALARLGVYRTLGGDWVAEPPTPAVDLVDAPILLSEGED; encoded by the coding sequence GTGTTTATTCTGCCTCGGTCCTGGCCGCGCGTCGCGGCGTGGGCACTCGCGTCACTTTTCGTCCTCACCGGGACGGTAGGTTGCTCCTTCGCCCCGGCATCGCGCGCGCCCGAACCTGTAGCGGCACTGCCCACGGCGTTCGCTGAAGCTGAGACGCTGGCCGTCTATGATCCGCAGGCTTGGTGGACCGGCTTCCAGGACCCGGTGCTCAACCGCCTCGTCGACTCGACGCTCACGGGCAATCTCGACCTCGCCGAGGCGGTCGCGCGGGTGGACCAGGTGGCGGCGCAGGCCCGCATCGCCCGCGCGGCGCTGTTCCCTGGCCTCAACGGCACCGGCAGCGGCTCCTACCAGAACCAGTCGGCGACGAACAACCAGTTCAGCGCGTTTCAGGGTGGCGGTGGAGAGGAGGGCGAAGGTGGCGAGGGCGCACCACCCGGCGGCGAGACGGGGCCGGCCCCCCCAGACCGCCTCGCGTTCGAGCAGTACTCCGTCGCGCTTGCCGCGTCCTACGAGCTCGACTTCTGGGGTCGCATTCGCAACGAGGCCCGCGCGGCCTACGCGAGCGCTGCTGCGACTGCCGCCGACCTCCAGACGGCCCGCCTCGGCGTGATCGCTACCGTCGTCTCGACCTACTTCGAGGTCGTGGACCTGCGCCGCCGCATCGTGCTCACGCTGGCGACGGTCGACCTCCTCGCCGAGCGTGTCGAGTTGACGGAGGAGCGCTACACGCGCGGCCTCGTGACGTCGTTCGAGCTCTACCGCATCCTTCAGGACTACCGCACAACGCAGGCGAGCCTGCCAACGCTCGAAGCGGACCTCACCGACGCCGAGGGGCGTCTCGCCGTGCTCACGGGGCGCTACGCTGGGCGGCTCGGTCCGCTTCTCCCCGACACGCTGTCGCCGCGGCTCGCGCTCGATCCCGTCCCACCGGGCCAGCCGTCGGACCTCCTCCTTCAGCGTCCTGACGTGCGTGCGGCGGCGTATCGCTTTGAGGCGGCGCGCTACACCGTCGGCGCGCGCAAGGCGGCGCTGCTGCCGACCGTGTCGCTCTCGGCGCAACTCGGCATCCAGGGTCTCGAACCGGCCGACCTTGTGGACCTCGACAACTGGTTTTCGAGCCTGACGGCGAACCTCACCGCGCCGCTCTTTCAGGGCGGTCGCCTCCGCGCGAACGTGTCCGCCGCCGAGGCCGCCTACGCGCAGCAGGCTGCGGTGTACGGCCGCACGGTCCTGACGGCGTACCAGGAGGTCGAGAGCGCACTCGAACGCTACGAAGAGGAGCGCCAGCGCTTCGACTTTCTCCGCAGCCAACTCGACGATGCCCGTGCACAGGACGCGCTCCAGACGGAACGCTTCGAGCAGGGCATCGGCGACTACACCGCCGTCCTCGACGCACAGCGCAACCGGCTGGGCGTGCTGACGAGCCTCTCGGGGGCGCGCCGCGCTGTCGCCCTGGCCCGCCTCGGCGTCTACCGCACCCTCGGCGGCGACTGGGTCGCCGAGCCCCCCACGCCTGCCGTCGATCTCGTTGATGCTCCTATCCTGTTGTCCGAGGGAGAGGACTGA